Genomic window (Notolabrus celidotus isolate fNotCel1 chromosome 15, fNotCel1.pri, whole genome shotgun sequence):
ATGATCTTGtgctttgtgcttttttttctcagtaatAAGAAGAGTACATGTGAGGATGAGGGGGATGCATGGATCCTCGCGCATGGTGGTAACACACGCGGCCGAGCTGCTGCTAGAGGGCGTAGCTGCTCCGTTCCCTTGTCTGTCCAATGACCGGGCTGCATGTGCCTTCAATCACCTTGGAGTAAACACGCTGCCGTTTCTCCGACCAATCAAAGGCAAGACATCCCAGTTCCTGCTCTTATAAATGTCCCCGGATCCAGAGCTTCGGTACCAGAGAATGAGACAGGCACAAGCGAGACTACTAACTACAAGACACTGGACCTGTCTgtcctttagtttttatttcaatttcctCGTTTCTCCAGgtaacttttcttcttctttccttttctctgtctcttccctGCTTAACTTATTAACCATTGTGGTACAGGAGCTCGGCGTGCACCCACTGCACCAGACTTTTAGTTATAACTCTTTCTTACTACgtgcatttttttctatattCAACCGCTCTAGTTCTtcatttactttgtttaaagTTTTTGCCCTTTTTGTTTAGAGAAGGAGGCTTTTAGTTGTAGGCAGTGAGTAAAGGATTTCAACGAGGAAGTCAGTGATGTAATCTTGCCTCACTCCGGGAGTCAACTATAGTAACCATGACTACAACCACAGGAATATTCGTAAAAGGATGACTGTAAAGATATTTTTTGTCAAAGTTATGAGTCATTGTGTGATTGATGCCTATCATGTGTTTGTCTAGGAGTCATccttaatgagatctctcaaaATATTGAATTTTACATAATTGAAATCTTAATCAGACGGTGGCTTgggttgtttccttttgtttccaAAACTGGATAGTAAAGAAACTACTGGAAATGCGGCTTCTTTTACATCCTCAACTAGTTTTTCATGCTTTCTCCTTTCTGGAAGGGGAAGACAATggtggtgtttttgtgttttttgcgcCCCCAACGCCTGTTACGCAACATGTGGTCCAGAGCGCACGGCGGTCTCATACCTgccctcttctcctctgcttcttctcaGGTGTGTTATAGTAGAAGATAAGATGGCCACATCCGCCAGCGCTACGTTAAGTAAAGCTGTCAAGCAGCAGTACATGGATCTCCCTCAGGGAGATAAAGTTCAGGCCATGTATATTTGGATTGATGGGACTGGAGAGGGACTCCGGTGCAAAACCAGGACGCTGGATTTCGAGCCCAAAAGCGTCGAAGGTAATTAGCCTCCTGATTCTTCCCTTACAGTTTTCTAATGAAGTTCCTCAGAGTAAttatctctcctcttcctccctctccgtCCCTTTTTTTTGTAGAGCTACCTGAGTGGAACTTTGATGGCTCAAGTACTTACCAGGCTGAGGGCTCAAACAGCGATATGTACCTGATTCCATCTGCCATATTTCGTGATCCATTCCGCAAAGATCCCAACAAGCTGGTCCTCTGTGAAGTGCAGAAGTACAACGGCAAACCTGCAGGTAACTAAGAGGTTCAGAATCTGCTGAAACTTGTAATAGATGAAATGATGTGAAAATCTAGAACACATTTTAATTGTTACCCTCAAAAATATAGTAAATGGCTTTCAAAAACAAGTGTTAAAGATGCAGTAAGATTGGATGTGTTATTTAACATGGTGCAAGTGGGTGGGGCATTTCTTATGGGGAGACTggtgggggaggggaggggggggcatTGTTATATCCATATTCTGTCACTTCATCTTTATCAAAACAAGCCTGTAATCTGACCTGaaatgacccccccccccctaaaaaaaacTATTAGACTCAGAAGATTGAAGCTTGTGTTGTAATCATTAAATGGGACACAtgcctccacacacacaaacaggtgtACAGTGATACACATGCACTCCTTTTCACATGCATGCACTCATTCATTCTGCACACTCATTCATGCACACTGATGCACCCATTAAGAAGCAGTGGCATGTAAAGGGGAGTTGCTTCAGTAGAAATTAgaattgaattatttttctgttcagCTTCATTTTGAATAGACCTGGAACTTAAACGCTGTCCTTAAAGTGTTTCATAACTTCCATTTGGGAAACCTGTAGGGATGTTGCACTATTGTAACTTTCTTCACCATTTAAGGGACAGTAATTTTCAAAAAGCTGAACTTGACAGTATCAGTTAAAGTTTGTGGTGTGACATTTTTCTACAGAAACCAACCTCCGAATCACATGTAAGAAGGTGATGGAGATGGTGGATGACCAGCATCCCTGGTTTGGCATGGAGCAGGAGTACACCATCCTGGGCACAGATGGACACCCCTTTGGCTGGCCATCTAATGGTTTCCCTGGACCACAAGGTGAGCTGCTTAGTAAAAGACCATGCACCTTAGTTCTGTGCTTTGAAACATGAATGGATGTGtaactgttaacatgtttacaggaccATACTACTGTGGTGTGGGAGCTGACAAAGCCTATGGCAGAGATATTGTGGAGGCCCATTACAGAGCATGTCTGTATGCTGGAGTTATGATCTGTGGTACTAATGCAGAAGTGATGCCTGCTCAGGTAAGAATAATTCATACTGGGACAAAATCCTCATGCATGATTGAATTTGGCATGATTTTAAGGTCTTGATAGCTATAAAATTGATCTCATCATTTTGTGTTCAGTGGGAGTTCCAGGTCGGACCCTGTGAAGGAATTGACATGGGTGATCATCTGTGGGTGGCACGCTTCCTCCTGCACCGTGTGTGTGAAGATTTTGGAGTCGTTGCCTCATTCGACCCCAAGCCAATCCCTGGTAACTGGAACGGCGCTGGCTGCCACACCAACTTCAGCACAAAGGAGATGAGGGAAGACGGTGGATTGAAGTGAGTGTCCAAACATATTGAGACCAATTTAAGAGCTCTAGGGGTGATTTGAAATGTCTCACAATCTTGGAATTTCTGTTTTTCAGAGCCATTGAAGACTCAATTGAGAAGCTGGGGAAGAGGCACCGCTACCACATCCGTTCCTATGATCCCAAAGGGGGCCTGGACAACGCCCGCCGTCTCACTGGCCACCATGAGACCTCCAACATCAACGAGTTCTCGGCTGGTGTGGCCAACCGTGGTGCTAGCATTCGCATTCCCCGCCAGGTCGGCCAGGAGAAGAAGGGCTACTTTGAGGACCGCCGCCCATCCGCCAACTGTGACCCGTACGGCGTGACCGAAGCCCTGATCCGCACCTGTTTGCTGAACGAAGAGGGAGATGAGCCCACGGAATACTAGACCTGCATCTTATAGACTGACTCCCACTCCCCTCTTGACTTTTCTTTACTTTAAGCTAgtactgtattttatttctccCTCCCACTGAGATGATTTTAACCCACATTTAATGGTTGGCTGGTCaacttaaaaacatgacaagGTAATATCTGTGGTAGCTATGAGCCGGTAATGGCAGGGTACGTCTTTCCCCTCATATTTAGAGAAGGGATCGGCTTTTGTAACACTGTTTTATAGCCCATGTCATATCTTTCCCTTTTTTGTCTGTTGGTGACTAAAAATGAACTAAAGCACACGGACACTGAAGAGTAGAGCTGCTGAAGCTGGGCAGCATGTGTAACTTTAATAAATCTGATTAGTTCATGTACTGTTAATATATGTGAACCTGCCTTTTTCAACTGTCCAGTCTTCAATGTTACTAATTCTTTTAATTTTATGAAGTGTCTATTTTTAAATGGCAACGTTTGATGTCTTCAGATTTTTTGACACACTGGGTTGACTTGTGCGGTACACTTTGTAGATGTCTGTACCCAGACGTATGTTGTTGAAATGTGGTTGATCTGTCCATAATGCCATTTGTAGATTTCCTCAAGGAGTTTTATCCTTTTGTTAACTGCGATATTGTAATGCACCTGATTTGGTAAAACATCATGTTTACTGAAActggtgttttttattgatgcatttaaaacttttatttttatcacaaCATGGCTGTGCGACTCTTGACTTTGAAGGAGAATTTGACACTTATAGCAGAAACATAGACTGGAAATGGCTTGTTAGCTTACTATAAAGACTACAAACATGGGAAACTTCCAGCATAGACCTCGGAGCAACACACTGTGCTAAATACACCTATCAAGTTCTTTTacacttcaatgttttcaccCTTAGGCAGAGTTAGGCCTAGCTAATTTGTAACAGGACAAATAagaatatttttctaatttaacTCTTGGCAAGAACACAAACATAGCAGCACATTGTATTTTCTGGCTGCCAAGGAGCACCAGCTTGTTATTGGTTTAGCCATCACTAGATGACTCATAAACCCAACACTCAGGAGTCTGGATTTCAGAGCTTCAGGAAATTACTTAATAATTTGAAAGACACATAATTGGTCTGTAAATCTTACAACTTATTTTCACAAGCCTGTCATTTCATGAACACAGTAATCAAATCATATACAGAAATACTGGTTGGCTACAGGACTGCTGAAGTCTGGTCTCCAGCCTAAGTAAATAAACACTGATACTTTGAAAAAGCTCTTCAAACAGTTGGGGACACGGCAGTTTGGTGTAAGCattaaacactcaaacacagaatGAGTTGTAGCTACAGGTCTCGACAGTAAAGGCTGCCTCACTGTGCTTTACTGGTGccaaatgttttggtgtttcagAAGCTGATATCTTGGCAGGATGTAAACAACAGCTCTGGGAACGCTGGGTTTTAGGAACCTGTGGGACATAACTGGGGAAACGTGTGTTCACAAGGCGGTGGTGAGACTGCCATATTCCCAGAAGTGTTTGGGTCATGATAATGATGACCCTGTCTAAACCTGACTGAATCCTGTTATGAACCAATAATCAAACcaggcaggcaggtagacaCATCAACCTGTAGAATGCTTGTTTTATGGGTACAGCTTGGTTTTATTTGAACAATTCCCTTCTAAATAAGAGCACATGAAGACATAATGTTGGTTTAGTTGCATTCCTTACCTTGACCTATAAAATTCACTGTAGGGTTTTCTGAAATGTCTCAGCACATTTATAGTTCCTGTGCAAGATGTTTGTGTAAACACTTTGAAGCGTGTTAAGAACAAATGTGCCGACTCAGCAGTTTTCAAGTCAAAGCTATCTGTAGGAAAAATAAGGACCTATAGTAGGAAACTTCACAGCAATAAACAAGATGAAGGAAGTTTCCCTACCGacagaacaaagacattttAACCCCAGTTGACAAGAAGTgtcattaacattaacatgcaCTTATATTGTAGTCTCCCTGCTTGGTGGAAGGGAAACAACTTTGCTGTGGGACCTTTCACCTACTTCCCAAAGGCACCACAGCAGACATTGGTCCAACTCAGAGAGAGTTTGCCAATCGTAAAGTTGAGGGCAAGTTTATTCCTGTCTCAGAGGATTATGGCAGGCCTGAAGCCAACACATGTACTCTAACTTTGTtttctaaactttttttttttttacctaatgCTGTTTTGTGTAGGGTAAATAGAGAATGCAAGgttttgattgaaaaacaatattaataatgctTTCAAACTTCCAACAGAACAAATGGAAAAATAACTGTGTTAATCTGGCACAAATATTCTTTATGCATCCTTCTGTTTCTGCCCACATTCTCAAACTGTTTGCTTGTACAGTTAGAAAACTGTGGAAAAATATACTAAATTAAACTTCTACCCACACACATGTAATCCTGCTACTCACTGTTCATtagaaaacagaaccaaaactaaCCCTGGACAGAGAATGACACATTCAAAAACTGCATTTACTGCATGCTTAGCACAGTTACAGGAAAATGAATATGACCCACATACTGTGTTGCAGTCTGTTATAACCAGCAAAACTTCATACACCACCAGAGGCAAATAGGAACACCGTGTACTCTTCCAAACCCACCCACCTTTGCCTGTTTTTTAATACCCTTTTGATCCAAACATTGCAAAAAGGAGACATTTAAATGACAGTGAGCGCATTTAATCTCAATCACCGGCTCTAACTGTGCTTCTGTTTTTCATATCTGACAGATAAACTGGATGGATCTGGTGTGATTAGCTCTTGATTGGGTGTTGTCTTCCTCTTATTTAACACGAGTGTTGTAACGGCATTCGCAGGATGTAGGGAGTTTACCACCTCACTTCAACGTGTGAAAAGAGTCTGATGGCATTCAATCACCATTTATAAAATCCCTTCCACTTCCTTGCCTTCAAAGCTCAACATAAGGGGGGCTTTTGATTTGCATGCAGAATCCGAACCTCCATCGCCTGGGAAGCTCAAACGAAGGGGAGACACTGGAcaaaggatggagggagagagagggatgctgCCCTGTTGCTATGACAACCACCGGAATGTACAGGCTGGATCCTGGTGGTTCTTGTgcagagtgaaagaaaaaaaatgtcatgttatgtaagaagggggaaaaaaagtgaaatgggGTCTCATAAATGGGCTGCACAATAACCCCCCTGGCCAAACACTGCGTTAAGATGCTAGTCAGTTAGCATGCGATCACAGCAAGGCATCATTGCACTGAAAATGCCCTCTAACTTAGAACAGTTTGTGCATTTTATTATGAAATTATGACTGGCAGTTTAAGTAATCTTACATAAACAAGCATGTGATGCTGCAAGGGAAACATCACCTGCAATGAGGAtccatcatttttaaaagttgtggCTTTGCTGCAAGTAGATGTACCATAATGATTCTCCTCACTTGTGATGTGTTGTTGTGTAACATCATACTAGTTCAAACCAGTgctgcctcttcttctttccacaGTGCGGCACGGAGAAGGGGAACTCTGTATTTAAGCCATGATTCAGTATGTATAAGGGGATTATAGAAATTGCAACACGGCTAATAAAAGGAAACTTTAAGATCCTTGTTTCATGCAAAAACATGTTAAGAAAACAGCAAGAGAGTGAGGAAGAGTCAAAAGAGGACAAAGCTGTTTTATGGCTCATTTAGATGACAAAGAGCTTTTACTACATGATCTTataaaggagaaagaaagccaACAGTTAGGTGACTGAAGGGTTTTTTACGGACAAGAAATGTGCAGGCCTAGAGATAACTGTGTCTGTGCTTCTACAGTAAAACCAAAACTGTGTCACTGTTTTTACGGGCAAGAAATTTGCTTTTTATGCAAGCTTTGTGTCATGTTCACCTTGACTTCAATTCTCCAAAAAAACAACCAtacttgtttttacttttaccaCACATGCTTTCAAAAGTCACTCTCACGTGCATGTACACACAGGCGGACATTGCTTGCACGTGTCATATTAGCTCCCAGTAGCACACCAGATCCCAGCCCTGTCTGCAAGGCCGTTAGTAATAAACTGCAGCATGTTTACATCCACAGCCTGCAGACGTTTGGTATTTTCACACAGATGCTGTtacccccc
Coding sequences:
- the LOC117826576 gene encoding glutamine synthetase, producing MATSASATLSKAVKQQYMDLPQGDKVQAMYIWIDGTGEGLRCKTRTLDFEPKSVEELPEWNFDGSSTYQAEGSNSDMYLIPSAIFRDPFRKDPNKLVLCEVQKYNGKPAETNLRITCKKVMEMVDDQHPWFGMEQEYTILGTDGHPFGWPSNGFPGPQGPYYCGVGADKAYGRDIVEAHYRACLYAGVMICGTNAEVMPAQWEFQVGPCEGIDMGDHLWVARFLLHRVCEDFGVVASFDPKPIPGNWNGAGCHTNFSTKEMREDGGLKAIEDSIEKLGKRHRYHIRSYDPKGGLDNARRLTGHHETSNINEFSAGVANRGASIRIPRQVGQEKKGYFEDRRPSANCDPYGVTEALIRTCLLNEEGDEPTEY